One genomic window of Luteitalea pratensis includes the following:
- a CDS encoding Os1348 family NHLP clan protein, whose protein sequence is MNPVVEQIIGKLIIDSTFRQTFKTDRAHALARFTLTPTERNGLMQFDPQAIEVAVRNLQMSRSIPTESMFW, encoded by the coding sequence ATGAACCCAGTTGTCGAACAAATCATCGGCAAGTTGATCATCGACTCGACGTTTCGGCAAACGTTCAAGACCGATCGGGCGCATGCCCTGGCTCGTTTCACGCTGACCCCGACGGAGCGGAACGGCCTGATGCAATTCGACCCGCAAGCGATCGAGGTGGCGGTCCGCAACCTTCAGATGAGCAGGTCGATTCCGACCGAAAGCATGTTCTGGTGA
- a CDS encoding nuclear transport factor 2 family protein, with protein sequence MDHSEREAVMAAVSARVRSFEAAECARDADGLVAHYATVPEFYFYHDGRRATHDLMAAGVRKALPAVRSLDVTYADLEVSPLGSEYALASATFKRDIVMEGTGTTIRQQGGVSWLWRKIGAQWLIVQGHISHPLEPAK encoded by the coding sequence ATGGACCACTCAGAACGAGAGGCCGTCATGGCGGCGGTAAGCGCTCGCGTACGATCGTTCGAGGCTGCCGAGTGTGCCCGCGACGCCGATGGGCTGGTCGCGCACTATGCCACTGTGCCCGAGTTCTACTTCTATCACGATGGTCGGCGTGCGACTCATGACCTCATGGCAGCAGGCGTGCGGAAGGCTCTTCCAGCAGTGCGATCCCTGGACGTGACGTATGCGGACCTCGAGGTCTCACCACTGGGCTCCGAGTACGCGCTGGCGAGTGCTACGTTCAAGCGCGACATCGTCATGGAAGGCACCGGAACAACCATACGGCAGCAGGGTGGCGTGTCCTGGTTGTGGCGGAAGATCGGAGCCCAGTGGCTCATCGTTCAAGGTCACATCTCCCACCCGTTAGAACCTGCGAAGTAG